A window of the Bdellovibrio sp. ZAP7 genome harbors these coding sequences:
- a CDS encoding heavy metal-binding domain-containing protein: MSKKQLLTVITIFAVVGLWLGKKYLSSKSTDSKGKITLAEGTSYYTCPMHPFIHMDTPGKCPICHMDLVKVEAQAAETQTAQSDATKNRGSVVSPANLLSLVGVSKHKVEKMNLEIKIPVAGRFNSSHSISFQVYEQDLSLLKTGIKFTGKSPALPDESFEGIITGIDNIVDPTSRTVRVVGQLKNTKPMPSEMTFEGSIDIPLKNKIAIPEDAVLHTGTEDLIYLFSSDNVLSAKSVKLGVHTQNYYEIVDGLQEGDLISSGPNFLIDSESKIRGVSMPKGGPESAPSKPACPKGQHWDVPMAMCMPGEG, encoded by the coding sequence ATGAGTAAAAAACAACTTTTGACAGTTATAACAATCTTCGCAGTGGTCGGGCTTTGGCTGGGCAAAAAATATTTATCCTCTAAATCTACAGACTCAAAAGGAAAAATTACTCTTGCGGAAGGGACGTCTTACTACACTTGTCCGATGCATCCATTTATTCACATGGACACCCCGGGAAAATGCCCCATCTGCCATATGGACTTGGTCAAGGTAGAAGCCCAAGCCGCCGAAACTCAAACAGCTCAATCTGATGCCACAAAAAACCGTGGCAGCGTTGTTTCTCCTGCAAATCTGTTGTCTCTGGTTGGCGTATCAAAACACAAAGTTGAAAAAATGAATCTTGAAATTAAGATTCCAGTGGCGGGACGCTTCAACTCATCTCACAGTATTTCTTTTCAGGTTTATGAACAGGATCTCAGTCTTTTAAAAACCGGGATCAAGTTTACGGGAAAGTCCCCCGCTCTGCCTGATGAAAGTTTCGAAGGTATTATAACAGGTATCGATAACATTGTTGACCCGACAAGCAGAACAGTTCGGGTTGTGGGACAGCTTAAGAATACCAAACCAATGCCCAGTGAAATGACATTTGAAGGTTCTATTGATATACCTTTAAAAAACAAAATTGCGATTCCAGAGGATGCTGTTCTCCATACCGGAACCGAGGATTTGATTTACTTATTTTCATCAGACAATGTTCTTTCAGCCAAAAGTGTAAAACTCGGAGTTCACACTCAAAATTACTACGAAATAGTCGATGGCCTTCAAGAGGGAGATTTAATCTCCAGCGGACCGAATTTCTTGATTGATTCTGAAAGCAAGATCAGAGGCGTATCAATGCCTAAAGGGGGACCCGAAAGCGCGCCCTCTAAGCCAGCTTGCCCAAAGGGACAACACTGGGATGTCCCGATGGCCATGTGTATGCCGGGTGAGGGTTGA
- a CDS encoding TolC family protein has translation MSQCGFRFLLLSMRLLTGIISIILVLFGHASFAADGLRLQEFLKSVQAQNLDLKMEQAKLNAAEAGSSAVNIPPPMVSFSKLTEKEGSAAQGFEISQTVPFPGKIVKNKSSRNLEAQAQKANVSARQNDILSEAKQAFYEYWAAFEKIRILRQKKDILSKHLQLARAGIRSDSTMKLHYIKTESDLDLLDNDLEVANQVLEEGRLKISLLMNLPSATKIPDPEEPTLSPLPTDTDFKSDPPQLQASQLELQSFIARESAAKQSWFPDFTFTYKEMGATQMMPQYSEIMVGMTLPFLFPWDSSSEEKKSSSERLESELRLKKAQLEINLSKTTSWTRARSLKNQLTTIEEKLIPKAHRRMQIVQNIVPRDMESLQDHRETMEALSDLELKALDLRLAYEKSISELERWKSTGDSNE, from the coding sequence TTGTCACAATGTGGCTTCCGGTTTCTATTACTAAGTATGAGACTACTAACAGGCATTATTAGCATAATCTTAGTCCTTTTCGGCCATGCATCTTTTGCTGCCGATGGTCTACGCCTGCAAGAATTTCTCAAAAGCGTCCAGGCCCAAAATCTCGATCTCAAAATGGAACAGGCTAAGTTGAACGCTGCTGAAGCTGGTAGCTCTGCTGTCAATATTCCTCCTCCCATGGTGAGTTTTTCTAAATTGACAGAAAAAGAAGGCAGCGCGGCTCAAGGATTTGAAATTTCCCAAACTGTTCCCTTCCCGGGAAAAATTGTAAAAAATAAATCTTCAAGAAATCTAGAAGCACAAGCACAAAAGGCTAATGTTTCTGCGAGACAAAATGACATACTCAGCGAAGCCAAACAGGCCTTCTATGAGTACTGGGCGGCGTTCGAAAAAATCCGAATCCTCCGCCAAAAAAAAGATATTTTGTCTAAGCACTTGCAGCTAGCACGGGCAGGAATTCGTTCGGATAGCACAATGAAGCTTCACTATATAAAAACAGAGTCTGACCTAGATCTCTTGGACAATGATTTGGAAGTTGCCAACCAAGTCCTCGAAGAAGGCCGACTTAAGATTTCCTTATTGATGAATCTTCCCTCGGCGACAAAGATCCCTGATCCAGAAGAGCCCACTCTTTCTCCCCTTCCTACAGATACAGACTTTAAAAGCGATCCTCCGCAACTCCAAGCCAGTCAGCTTGAACTCCAAAGCTTTATAGCTCGCGAATCAGCAGCAAAGCAATCTTGGTTCCCCGATTTTACCTTTACCTACAAAGAAATGGGCGCAACTCAAATGATGCCCCAATACTCTGAAATTATGGTTGGCATGACTCTTCCTTTTTTATTCCCATGGGATTCATCATCTGAAGAGAAAAAGAGTTCCTCTGAAAGACTAGAATCTGAATTAAGACTCAAAAAAGCACAGCTGGAAATTAATTTGTCGAAGACCACAAGTTGGACTCGCGCGCGATCCCTTAAAAACCAACTTACAACAATCGAAGAAAAACTTATTCCAAAAGCGCATCGAAGAATGCAGATCGTGCAGAACATTGTTCCTAGAGATATGGAATCCCTTCAGGACCATCGAGAAACGATGGAAGCTCTGAGCGACTTAGAACTAAAAGCTCTGGATCTTCGCCTTGCCTATGAAAAAAGTATTTCCGAACTTGAGAGATGGAAATCCACTGGAGATTCAAATGAGTAA
- a CDS encoding TolC family protein, which produces MKKGFLLIGLFLGLNASAMDGITNLEQQLSEKNKTLEALKNDLQAKENILKSSYSNYYPTLNAVGGWGENRVEDPGERDKGYFGYLDGRLNLFNGFKNVSISEQRKIEVQLSGIEYETTRRELRQQLIEVTSEMIYLHKLQEILVEEEKVTKSQKSWAGKKVTAGLTSAVDNLEFDLREDEIRIQQRQIDQLHKESHLKLVQLFGADVSDSDLSKLAFTDIRKLTELNPFTPEQNLANQKATMQARLAELDKKSIKADFLPSVDFVYSFGRITPSENTPMDFNETKYALQVIIPLFSGFDTVYRSRSANSGISSSKARSNQTHLDSQSLFNSLSEKMKELRDLYDINERKLESSRKYFEMTVGEYKRGIKNSPDLVGATDRWFSSQKRKYDLLKDLEITRVKIDNLN; this is translated from the coding sequence ATGAAAAAAGGATTTCTTTTGATCGGTTTATTTTTAGGTTTAAATGCCTCCGCCATGGATGGCATTACGAATCTTGAGCAACAGTTGAGTGAAAAAAATAAAACTCTTGAAGCTTTAAAAAATGATCTCCAGGCAAAAGAAAATATTTTGAAATCTTCATACTCCAATTACTACCCTACTCTTAATGCCGTAGGTGGCTGGGGCGAAAATCGTGTTGAGGATCCGGGAGAGAGAGACAAAGGCTATTTTGGATATCTTGATGGCCGCCTAAATCTATTCAATGGCTTTAAAAATGTCTCAATCTCGGAGCAAAGAAAAATCGAAGTTCAGCTTTCGGGCATTGAATATGAAACGACCAGGCGTGAATTGAGACAACAGCTTATCGAAGTTACCAGTGAAATGATTTATCTCCACAAATTACAAGAAATTCTTGTTGAAGAAGAAAAGGTAACTAAGTCTCAAAAGTCATGGGCTGGAAAAAAAGTGACTGCTGGCCTAACAAGTGCTGTCGATAATCTTGAGTTCGATTTAAGAGAGGATGAAATTCGTATTCAGCAAAGACAGATTGATCAACTTCATAAAGAGTCTCATCTTAAGCTTGTTCAATTGTTTGGAGCTGATGTCTCTGACAGTGACCTTAGCAAACTAGCATTCACTGATATTCGCAAACTGACCGAACTGAATCCTTTCACCCCTGAACAAAACCTAGCAAACCAAAAAGCGACTATGCAAGCAAGGCTGGCTGAACTTGACAAGAAAAGCATCAAGGCAGATTTTTTGCCATCCGTAGACTTTGTCTATAGCTTTGGCAGGATCACACCTTCAGAGAATACTCCTATGGACTTCAATGAGACAAAATACGCCCTGCAGGTTATAATACCTCTATTTTCTGGATTTGATACCGTCTACAGATCTCGGTCTGCGAACTCAGGCATATCCTCATCAAAAGCACGTTCAAACCAGACTCATCTGGACTCTCAAAGTCTATTTAATTCTCTTTCAGAGAAGATGAAGGAGTTAAGAGATCTTTACGATATAAATGAACGAAAGCTAGAATCCTCTAGAAAGTACTTTGAGATGACTGTTGGCGAGTACAAACGCGGAATTAAGAATTCACCGGATCTGGTAGGAGCAACAGACCGCTGGTTCTCTTCACAAAAAAGAAAATACGACCTTTTGAAAGACCTGGAGATAACGAGAGTGAAAATTGATAATCTCAATTAA
- a CDS encoding efflux RND transporter permease subunit, translating into MLDRIIRFSLTHRLFVIALGILITAYGLFTVSRMPVDVFPDLNRPTVNIMTEAPGMAPEEVETLVTLPLETVLNGLPGVERVRSTTGIGLSVIYVEFAWDTDIYRNRQLVSEKLQLAKEKLPQGVTPVMGPIASIMGEIQLIGLSAPDGKVSPLDLRTYADWTIRPRLLAIPGVAQVIGIGGGVKQYQILLSAEKIQKVQIPLEEIEKSLSKISLNTTGGYIDLEKKEFLIRNIGTIRSEEDIKNTVVGLHLGKPVFVKDIAEVKIGAQIKRGDGSVNGKPAVILSVQKQPGANTVELTETVDSALKELEKSLPPGAVLTKDLFKQAHFIEAAVDNVKEALRDGTILVFAVLFIFLMNFRTTAITLTAIPLSFLVTAIVFHYLGLSVNTMTLGGLAVAIGELVDDAIVDVENVFRRLKENKSLSNPLPTLQVVYNASSEVRNSIVFATIIVVLVFLPLFYMSGIEGRLFIPLGVAYIVSLIASLFVSLTITPVLCSFLLSKDKLIEHEDSKLVKKLKDLDRKLLEKALDHHKPIIAGTLALFAASLLLIPFMGRDFLPKFNEGTATITVLAQPGISLDESNKIGTQVEEIFLSIPEIKSVARRTGRAELDEHAEGVHSSEIDVDFKAGGRPRELVLDEMRTKMKQVEGVFVNIGQPISHRLDHLLSGVRAQIAIKVFGTDLGILRTKASEIYKALEGTKGLVDLQVEQQVLIPQVKIQLLREEAAKYGIVLGELSETLEKALNGEVISQVLDQQRTFNVYMRFDDQSRANLDVMKKTALKIMPDGTKITLEKVADVYESQGPNQVSRENAQRRIVISANSSGRDLDSLVSEIQKNITSKVQLPEGYFIQYGGQFESQRSASKLILLLGTLSLIGVFVVLYAHFKSSFIAIQIMLNIPMALIGSLIAIYLSDRTFSIATMVAFITLCGIASRNGIMMISHYLHLMKYEGEEFTKEMVIRGSLERLVPVLMTALTAILGLLPLVLAKGAPGKEILHPVAVVIVGGLLSSTLLDMFVTPTVFFHFGRKSAEKNLKSKEVELTPTHH; encoded by the coding sequence ATGTTAGATCGAATCATACGTTTTTCACTGACTCACAGATTATTTGTGATTGCATTAGGCATTCTAATTACAGCATACGGGCTCTTTACAGTGAGCCGAATGCCAGTGGACGTATTCCCAGATTTGAATAGGCCGACAGTAAATATCATGACAGAAGCCCCTGGCATGGCCCCTGAGGAAGTCGAAACACTTGTCACGCTTCCATTAGAAACCGTACTTAATGGCTTACCTGGCGTAGAGCGTGTTCGTTCTACCACTGGTATTGGCTTGTCCGTTATTTATGTAGAGTTCGCTTGGGACACCGACATTTACAGAAATCGACAGCTGGTTTCTGAAAAGCTTCAATTAGCAAAAGAGAAACTCCCGCAGGGAGTCACACCCGTAATGGGTCCTATCGCATCTATCATGGGGGAAATTCAACTCATTGGTCTCTCTGCACCCGATGGAAAAGTAAGTCCATTGGACTTGAGAACTTATGCGGACTGGACAATTCGCCCTCGCCTGCTAGCAATTCCGGGTGTAGCACAAGTCATTGGCATTGGTGGTGGTGTAAAACAATATCAAATTTTACTTTCTGCTGAGAAAATTCAAAAGGTTCAAATTCCACTCGAAGAAATCGAAAAATCTCTATCAAAAATTAGCCTTAACACAACTGGTGGCTACATTGATTTAGAGAAAAAGGAATTTTTGATCCGCAACATCGGTACAATTCGCTCAGAGGAAGACATTAAAAATACTGTAGTCGGGCTTCATTTGGGAAAGCCTGTCTTCGTAAAGGATATTGCTGAGGTGAAAATTGGCGCTCAAATAAAACGAGGAGATGGAAGTGTCAACGGCAAGCCTGCCGTCATTCTAAGTGTCCAAAAACAACCGGGCGCAAATACCGTTGAGCTGACTGAAACTGTCGATTCTGCTTTAAAAGAACTCGAAAAATCCCTTCCTCCAGGTGCTGTGCTCACAAAGGATCTTTTCAAGCAAGCGCACTTCATTGAGGCAGCAGTCGATAACGTTAAAGAAGCTTTACGAGATGGTACAATTCTCGTATTTGCAGTTCTTTTCATATTTCTCATGAATTTCCGAACAACGGCGATTACTTTAACAGCAATCCCTCTTTCATTTTTAGTCACAGCAATTGTGTTCCACTATTTAGGTCTATCTGTAAATACGATGACTTTAGGGGGGCTTGCAGTTGCAATTGGAGAGCTTGTTGACGACGCTATAGTTGACGTAGAAAATGTATTCCGTCGACTTAAGGAAAATAAAAGTCTGTCCAATCCGCTGCCTACTTTGCAAGTAGTTTACAATGCTTCATCGGAAGTTAGAAATTCAATCGTCTTTGCTACAATCATCGTGGTTCTCGTGTTCCTGCCGCTCTTTTACATGAGCGGTATCGAAGGTCGCCTTTTTATTCCACTCGGAGTTGCCTATATAGTTTCATTAATTGCTTCTCTATTTGTTTCTCTTACTATTACCCCTGTTCTTTGTTCATTCCTACTCTCTAAGGATAAACTCATTGAGCATGAGGACAGCAAGCTAGTTAAGAAGCTGAAGGACTTGGATCGTAAGCTTCTTGAAAAAGCACTCGATCATCATAAACCTATTATTGCGGGTACTTTGGCTCTTTTTGCAGCATCCCTTCTTTTGATTCCATTCATGGGAAGAGATTTTCTGCCTAAGTTTAACGAAGGTACCGCTACGATCACAGTATTAGCTCAGCCAGGAATTTCTCTTGATGAATCAAATAAAATTGGGACGCAAGTGGAAGAGATCTTCCTTTCGATTCCAGAAATAAAATCAGTAGCAAGAAGAACAGGTCGAGCTGAGTTAGATGAGCACGCAGAAGGCGTCCACTCATCTGAAATCGACGTAGATTTTAAAGCCGGAGGGCGACCTCGCGAGTTAGTCCTTGATGAGATGCGAACAAAAATGAAGCAAGTTGAAGGCGTCTTTGTGAATATAGGCCAGCCTATTTCGCACCGCTTGGACCATCTTCTTTCCGGAGTTCGTGCGCAAATTGCTATTAAAGTTTTTGGAACCGATTTAGGTATTCTGAGAACTAAAGCTTCAGAAATATATAAAGCCTTGGAAGGCACAAAAGGTCTGGTAGATCTTCAAGTCGAACAACAAGTATTGATCCCTCAAGTAAAAATCCAACTTCTAAGAGAAGAGGCAGCTAAATACGGCATCGTCCTTGGTGAACTTTCCGAAACTCTTGAGAAGGCCCTTAACGGAGAAGTCATTAGCCAAGTGCTCGACCAACAAAGAACTTTCAACGTCTATATGAGGTTTGATGACCAATCTAGAGCCAACTTAGACGTCATGAAGAAGACGGCTCTAAAAATCATGCCGGATGGAACGAAAATCACTCTTGAAAAAGTAGCCGATGTCTATGAATCTCAGGGTCCAAACCAAGTCAGCAGAGAAAATGCTCAACGTAGAATTGTTATATCGGCAAACTCATCTGGTCGCGATTTGGATAGCCTCGTTTCCGAAATTCAAAAAAATATAACGTCTAAAGTTCAGCTTCCAGAAGGATACTTTATCCAATATGGCGGTCAATTTGAAAGTCAGCGCTCTGCCAGCAAGTTGATTCTGCTTCTGGGCACTCTGTCATTGATTGGTGTATTTGTTGTTCTTTATGCGCACTTCAAATCATCTTTCATCGCTATTCAAATTATGCTGAATATTCCGATGGCCTTAATCGGCAGTCTCATTGCCATTTACCTTTCAGATAGAACATTTTCAATTGCGACAATGGTGGCATTCATCACGCTTTGCGGAATAGCAAGTCGCAATGGAATTATGATGATCTCGCACTATTTGCACCTTATGAAATATGAAGGCGAAGAGTTTACGAAGGAGATGGTAATTAGAGGTTCATTGGAACGCCTAGTGCCCGTCTTAATGACTGCTTTAACAGCTATCTTGGGTCTTTTGCCCCTCGTCCTTGCTAAAGGTGCTCCAGGTAAAGAAATTCTTCACCCTGTTGCTGTCGTTATCGTAGGAGGTTTGTTAAGCTCAACCTTGCTCGATATGTTTGTTACACCTACAGTCTTCTTTCACTTTGGAAGAAAATCGGCTGAAAAGAATCTAAAATCAAAAGAAGTTGAACTTACACCAACTCATCATTAG
- a CDS encoding metal-sensitive transcriptional regulator gives MSEKTKTHGKKSAVKQMHHHHGEHHDHPDHSIHLKRLHKVKGQIEGIEKMILDQRYCPDIINQVKAASAALRAVEAEIFKSHLRGCVKDAFSSKDPFAAEEKIQEVMKMVF, from the coding sequence GTGTCGGAAAAAACAAAAACTCATGGAAAGAAGAGTGCTGTAAAGCAGATGCATCACCATCACGGTGAGCATCACGACCATCCTGATCACTCAATACATCTTAAGCGCCTTCATAAGGTAAAAGGACAAATTGAGGGCATAGAGAAAATGATTTTGGACCAAAGATATTGTCCAGACATTATAAATCAGGTGAAGGCGGCTTCTGCTGCCTTGAGGGCTGTAGAAGCGGAAATTTTTAAATCGCATCTTCGTGGATGTGTCAAAGATGCTTTTAGTTCGAAAGACCCCTTCGCAGCGGAAGAGAAAATTCAAGAAGTAATGAAAATGGTTTTTTAA
- a CDS encoding c-type cytochrome domain-containing protein, whose protein sequence is MFRGFILLFITVCFLSACNYSIQKTPFSLVPSNSNYSQSELSFAAVYNKVLRPNCIGCHGNSGGINLESYTAVKTRIDKVRESVIAKRSMPKSPTPALDQDQLGLLNAWIERGAPEFGTGPSEPPLPSLEPTFESIKTHILEAKCIACHAPGKPVARIPLVSKQDLLNSPLDIVIPGNADESGLILVVTGAIEDKLMPPLKDQQGNPTGFSLLSETEIQVLRDWINAGASN, encoded by the coding sequence ATGTTCAGGGGATTCATACTTCTTTTTATAACGGTTTGTTTTTTGAGTGCTTGCAATTACAGCATTCAAAAAACACCTTTTTCTTTGGTCCCATCCAATTCAAACTACAGCCAAAGTGAATTAAGTTTTGCAGCTGTATATAATAAGGTTCTCAGACCAAATTGTATCGGTTGCCACGGAAATAGTGGCGGTATTAACTTAGAATCCTATACCGCTGTTAAGACCCGTATTGATAAAGTTCGAGAATCGGTAATTGCAAAAAGAAGTATGCCGAAGTCTCCGACACCAGCACTGGATCAAGATCAGCTCGGCCTCTTAAATGCATGGATAGAGCGTGGAGCACCAGAATTTGGTACAGGTCCGTCAGAGCCCCCGTTACCATCTTTAGAGCCTACATTTGAATCCATTAAGACTCATATTTTAGAAGCAAAGTGTATCGCGTGTCATGCTCCAGGGAAACCCGTAGCGCGCATTCCGTTAGTTTCCAAACAGGATCTTTTGAATTCGCCTCTCGATATCGTGATTCCTGGGAATGCGGACGAGAGCGGACTTATTTTGGTGGTCACAGGAGCAATTGAAGACAAGTTGATGCCTCCACTAAAAGATCAACAGGGAAATCCCACTGGTTTTTCTCTTTTATCAGAAACGGAAATACAAGTTCTTCGTGACTGGATCAATGCTGGAGCAAGTAATTAA